From Enterococcus mediterraneensis, the proteins below share one genomic window:
- a CDS encoding FtsB family cell division protein gives MKNENNITTLDTAYAKAQYAKYKEQHQQVVFRRRRLGAIFVAAIVVFVFVGIQLFNDHQRLQELSEIKQEAIAEKKAAEKNVAQLEHDVSLLKDEDYVAKLARSRFFYSKEGESVYPLPEETQSSNSTSSTTTDE, from the coding sequence ATGAAAAATGAAAACAACATTACGACACTTGACACAGCTTATGCAAAAGCGCAGTATGCGAAATACAAAGAACAGCATCAACAGGTCGTTTTTCGACGAAGACGTCTAGGCGCGATTTTTGTTGCGGCCATCGTTGTTTTTGTGTTTGTCGGCATTCAGTTATTCAACGATCATCAACGATTGCAGGAACTGAGTGAAATCAAGCAAGAAGCGATCGCTGAAAAAAAAGCAGCTGAAAAAAATGTAGCTCAATTGGAGCATGACGTTTCTTTATTAAAAGATGAAGATTATGTCGCAAAATTAGCACGCAGCCGCTTTTTCTATTCAAAAGAAGGCGAGAGCGTTTATCCTTTGCCGGAAGAAACGCAATCCAGCAATTCAACATCATCTACTACTACTGATGAGTAG
- the tilS gene encoding tRNA lysidine(34) synthetase TilS, with translation MDLETVFCKQGVEQGWWQPQKNILIAVSTGVDSMVLLTLMEKIREKIGCKIAVAHINHQIRDASIQEEAFLAEYCQSRQIPFYHKRWENPPTVGMENAARKFRYAFFQEVMEQGSFDLLLTAHHSDDQMETMLMKILRDGTIKNSMGIRDQQSFGGGKLVRPLLQFSKETIRNYAKEHRIEYFEDATNALLDVQRNRLRHQVVPLLKKENAQAAVHFQKLSQQLIWADELLTEQQKNWFDKYVSVNDQWQFAVSDFMRQSEAARYFSLQYFFSESRHRLGVETSEAQLKKILYLLADGKAQWSLDFSENWQAVKSYDTFALKKIQQTNTVSHQILKVGESLFLSENEWLAIWPIDQEEKIPEKVKLWSEFSQLLSIDFPRMVMIRKRESGDRIQLTPTLRKKVNRIFIDKKISNDQRERAWVIEDEKKQILGILPIVFSYLSIAQETDKIHYRLLYKYRE, from the coding sequence GTGGATTTGGAGACGGTATTTTGCAAGCAGGGTGTCGAACAGGGGTGGTGGCAACCGCAAAAAAATATTTTGATTGCTGTTTCGACAGGTGTCGATTCCATGGTTTTACTGACTCTGATGGAAAAAATCCGTGAAAAAATTGGCTGTAAGATCGCAGTGGCCCATATCAACCATCAGATAAGAGATGCCTCGATTCAAGAAGAAGCTTTTTTAGCTGAATATTGTCAAAGCCGCCAGATTCCTTTTTATCACAAGCGTTGGGAAAATCCGCCGACTGTTGGGATGGAAAATGCCGCCCGCAAATTCCGCTATGCTTTTTTTCAGGAAGTGATGGAACAAGGAAGCTTTGATTTGTTGCTGACTGCCCATCACAGCGATGATCAAATGGAAACGATGCTCATGAAGATCCTGCGAGACGGTACAATCAAAAACAGCATGGGGATTCGGGATCAACAGTCTTTTGGCGGCGGCAAACTGGTTCGTCCGCTGCTGCAATTCAGCAAAGAAACAATCCGCAACTATGCCAAAGAACATAGGATCGAATACTTTGAAGACGCTACGAATGCATTGTTGGATGTCCAACGCAATCGGCTGCGTCATCAAGTCGTACCTTTGCTGAAAAAAGAAAATGCCCAAGCTGCCGTGCACTTCCAAAAATTATCGCAACAGCTGATCTGGGCGGATGAATTGTTGACGGAACAGCAAAAAAATTGGTTTGATAAATATGTATCCGTCAACGATCAATGGCAATTTGCAGTTAGTGATTTTATGAGACAATCAGAAGCGGCCCGCTATTTTTCACTGCAGTATTTTTTTTCTGAAAGCCGGCATCGTCTGGGTGTGGAAACCAGCGAAGCACAACTGAAAAAGATTTTATACTTGTTGGCTGACGGGAAAGCACAATGGTCATTGGATTTTTCGGAAAACTGGCAAGCCGTCAAGTCCTATGACACTTTTGCATTGAAAAAAATCCAGCAGACAAATACGGTTTCTCATCAAATATTGAAAGTGGGAGAAAGCCTGTTTTTATCAGAAAATGAATGGCTGGCTATTTGGCCTATTGACCAAGAAGAGAAAATTCCCGAAAAAGTCAAACTTTGGTCAGAATTCAGTCAACTTTTGTCGATAGACTTTCCTAGAATGGTGATGATTCGCAAACGGGAAAGTGGCGACCGCATTCAGCTGACACCGACTTTAAGAAAAAAAGTCAATCGGATTTTTATCGATAAAAAGATTTCTAATGATCAACGAGAACGGGCTTGGGTGATCGAAGATGAAAAAAAACAAATACTGGGCATCTTACCAATTGTCTTTTCTTATTTGAGTATTGCTCAGGAAACTGATAAAATACACTACAGACTTCTTTATAAATATCGGGAGTAA
- a CDS encoding S1 domain-containing RNA-binding protein: MSIEVGAKLQGKVSGITNFGAFIDLGDKKTGLVHISEVSNGFVKDINDVLKVGDEVTVLVTSVGNDGKIGLSIRKAQEQPQEKREFAKKETRNRPAQKKSFSRGQSSANNKQDFDTLMSSFLKDSDDRLSSLKRNTEGKRGGRGGRRN, from the coding sequence ATGTCAATCGAAGTAGGAGCTAAGCTGCAAGGAAAAGTGTCTGGTATCACAAATTTTGGTGCGTTTATTGATCTAGGAGATAAAAAAACAGGGTTGGTTCATATCAGCGAAGTATCCAATGGCTTTGTCAAAGACATCAACGACGTATTGAAAGTCGGCGATGAAGTGACAGTACTGGTAACTTCTGTCGGTAACGATGGAAAGATCGGCTTGTCGATCCGCAAAGCCCAAGAACAGCCGCAAGAAAAGCGTGAATTTGCAAAAAAAGAAACGCGTAATCGTCCAGCGCAAAAAAAATCATTTTCTCGTGGTCAAAGCTCTGCAAACAATAAACAAGACTTCGATACATTGATGAGTTCATTTTTGAAAGACAGCGATGACCGTCTTTCATCTTTGAAACGCAATACAGAAGGAAAACGCGGAGGCCGCGGCGGTCGTCGCAACTAA
- the hpt gene encoding hypoxanthine phosphoribosyltransferase — MLEKDIEKILITEEEIAARCVELGKQLTEEYQDKNPLVIGILKGSIHFMADIVRTMDCYLEMDFMAVSSYGKATVSSGEVKILKDLDTNVEGRDLLIVEDIIDSGRTLAYLVDLFKYRKANSVKIATLLDKPEGRVVDIEADYIGFDVPNEFVVGYGLDYIEQYRNLPYVGVLKPSVYQSN; from the coding sequence ATGTTAGAAAAGGATATCGAAAAAATCTTAATCACCGAAGAAGAAATAGCTGCGCGTTGTGTAGAGTTGGGAAAACAGCTAACAGAAGAATATCAAGATAAAAATCCACTGGTCATCGGGATTTTAAAAGGATCGATCCACTTTATGGCAGATATCGTCCGCACGATGGACTGCTATTTGGAGATGGATTTCATGGCGGTCTCCAGTTATGGAAAAGCGACTGTATCATCAGGAGAAGTGAAAATTCTGAAAGATCTGGATACAAATGTGGAAGGCCGAGATCTGCTGATCGTGGAAGATATCATCGACAGCGGCCGTACGTTAGCGTACTTAGTCGATCTATTCAAATATCGCAAAGCAAATTCTGTAAAAATCGCTACATTATTAGACAAACCGGAAGGTCGTGTTGTAGATATTGAAGCAGATTATATCGGTTTTGACGTACCAAACGAGTTTGTTGTCGGATATGGATTGGATTATATCGAACAATACCGCAACCTTCCTTATGTAGGTGTGTTAAAACCTTCAGTATATCAATCAAATTAA
- a CDS encoding RNA-binding S4 domain-containing protein, which translates to MRLDKFLKIARIIKRRTVAKEVADKGRIQINGKLAKSSSTVKIGDIVKIQFGNKILEIKVLELHESTKKEDAAKMYEILSETRQDTLEK; encoded by the coding sequence ATGCGTTTAGACAAATTTTTAAAAATCGCCCGGATCATCAAGCGTCGGACTGTCGCAAAAGAAGTGGCGGACAAAGGACGGATCCAAATCAACGGCAAGCTGGCGAAATCCAGCAGCACCGTCAAAATCGGCGATATCGTAAAGATCCAGTTCGGCAATAAGATTTTAGAGATCAAAGTCTTGGAATTACACGAATCCACGAAAAAAGAAGATGCGGCAAAAATGTACGAGATTCTTTCGGAAACAAGACAAGATACTCTTGAGAAATAG